Proteins from a single region of Pseudopedobacter saltans DSM 12145:
- the dnaN gene encoding DNA polymerase III subunit beta produces the protein MRFIVSTTTLLKHLQSVSGALSSSAVLPILENFLFEIKEGNLIISATDLQTSMITSLAVEAKEGGKIAVPSKILLDTLKTLPEQPIAFSVDEQTYAIEISAGDGKYKLSGENGEDFPKIPTVDEASTVNLPASALSEAINKTIFAVSNDELRPAMTGVFCQLSPQDITFVATDAHKLVRYRRKDTKSESSTSFILPKKALNLLKSALPSEDVNVAVEYNSTSAFFKFANISLICRLIDERYPDYEAVIPQNNPNKLILDKSLFLNCLKRVVIFANKTTHQVRLKISGSELHISSEDLDFANEAHERIGCQYNGEDMEIGFNAKFLIEMLNNISGDEVTLEMSTPNRAGLLFPSVTDENEDVLMLVMPVMLNNYA, from the coding sequence ATGAGATTCATCGTTTCTACAACTACCTTACTAAAGCACTTGCAGTCTGTAAGTGGCGCTTTAAGTAGCAGTGCTGTATTACCTATTTTAGAAAATTTTTTATTTGAAATAAAAGAAGGAAATCTGATCATCTCTGCGACGGATTTGCAGACAAGCATGATAACTTCTTTGGCAGTTGAAGCAAAAGAAGGTGGAAAGATTGCTGTTCCTTCTAAAATTTTATTAGATACGCTAAAGACTTTACCAGAGCAGCCAATAGCTTTCTCTGTAGATGAGCAGACCTATGCGATAGAGATTAGTGCTGGGGATGGTAAATATAAACTAAGTGGAGAGAATGGCGAAGATTTTCCTAAAATCCCTACTGTAGATGAGGCGTCTACAGTTAATTTACCTGCATCCGCTTTGTCAGAAGCTATAAACAAAACTATTTTTGCTGTAAGTAATGACGAGCTTCGCCCTGCAATGACCGGGGTTTTCTGTCAATTGTCTCCCCAAGACATCACATTTGTTGCTACAGATGCACATAAATTAGTAAGATACAGAAGAAAAGATACTAAATCCGAGTCGTCGACTTCTTTTATTTTACCTAAAAAGGCATTGAACTTATTGAAATCGGCTTTGCCTTCGGAAGATGTAAATGTTGCTGTAGAATATAATTCTACAAGTGCATTTTTTAAATTCGCAAATATCAGTTTAATCTGTCGTTTAATAGATGAAAGATATCCTGATTACGAGGCAGTTATTCCACAAAATAATCCTAATAAGTTGATTCTGGATAAAAGCTTGTTTTTGAACTGTCTGAAAAGGGTAGTAATCTTTGCGAATAAAACTACACATCAGGTGAGATTGAAAATCAGCGGAAGCGAATTACATATTTCTTCTGAAGATTTAGATTTTGCAAATGAAGCCCACGAACGTATCGGCTGTCAATATAACGGCGAAGATATGGAAATTGGTTTCAATGCTAAATTTCTGATAGAAATGTTAAATAATATTTCCGGGGATGAGGTGACATTGGAGATGTCCACACCGAACAGAGCAGGTTTACTATTCCCAAGTGTTACGGATGAGAATGAAGATGTTTTAATGTTGGTAATGCCGGTTATGTTGAATAACTACGCATAA
- a CDS encoding FGGY-family carbohydrate kinase, with the protein MSKKPVIAVFDVGKTNKKLFLFDEHYRIVYEKSARFIETVDEDGDPCENLESLRLSVFDSLSEVLRKEEFDIKALNFSTYGASFVYVGEDGLPVAPLYNYLKPYPDNLLKQFYNTYDGEEEFAKSTSSPVLGSLNSGMQLYRIKHEKPELFKKIKYALHLPQYLSYLVTGKVFTDITSIGCHTNLWDFQKNDYHRWVYEEGIAEKFAPILPGDQVLETAFQGHAFKVGAGLHDSSAALIPYLENFHEPFILLSTGTWCISLNPFNSNPLTLEELKQDSLCYMNYKGTPVKASRLFAGYEHEQEAKRIAEHFAIGSSSFKTVKYNPEYIARLKAKLPQGDDIRFADRDLSVFENSTEAYHQLIMDIVKQQEKSTKLAIQDSGVRRIFVDGGFGNNDIFMHLIANAFPGEELFAASMAQATAMGTAIAIHKSWNRTPISGNIIELRFYPRSAEEIA; encoded by the coding sequence ATGAGTAAGAAACCCGTAATAGCAGTTTTTGACGTGGGTAAAACCAATAAAAAATTGTTCTTATTTGACGAGCATTATCGTATTGTATACGAAAAATCTGCTCGTTTTATAGAAACTGTAGACGAAGACGGAGATCCTTGCGAAAACCTGGAAAGCCTGAGGCTTTCGGTTTTTGATTCTTTGTCGGAAGTCTTAAGAAAGGAAGAGTTTGATATCAAAGCACTCAACTTTTCTACATATGGTGCAAGTTTTGTGTATGTGGGAGAAGATGGTTTACCTGTTGCTCCGCTGTATAATTATTTGAAACCATATCCAGATAATCTTTTAAAACAATTTTATAACACCTACGACGGAGAAGAAGAGTTTGCAAAAAGCACTTCTTCTCCCGTCCTTGGGAGCTTAAATTCTGGTATGCAACTTTATAGAATAAAGCACGAGAAGCCGGAGTTGTTTAAAAAGATAAAATATGCATTGCATTTACCGCAATACTTAAGTTATTTGGTGACGGGAAAGGTGTTTACTGATATAACCAGTATTGGTTGTCATACCAATTTATGGGATTTTCAAAAGAATGATTACCATAGATGGGTATATGAAGAAGGAATTGCAGAGAAATTTGCGCCTATTTTGCCGGGGGATCAGGTTTTAGAAACGGCTTTTCAGGGACATGCTTTTAAAGTGGGGGCTGGACTGCATGATAGCTCGGCCGCTTTGATACCTTATCTGGAGAATTTCCATGAGCCGTTTATCCTGCTTTCCACAGGAACCTGGTGTATTTCCTTAAATCCGTTTAATAGTAATCCTTTGACTTTAGAAGAGTTAAAGCAGGATAGTTTATGCTATATGAATTATAAAGGTACTCCAGTGAAGGCATCCCGTCTTTTTGCAGGGTACGAACATGAGCAGGAAGCGAAACGAATAGCTGAGCATTTTGCAATTGGCAGTTCGTCTTTTAAAACGGTAAAATATAATCCTGAATATATAGCCCGACTAAAGGCTAAATTGCCACAAGGAGATGATATCCGGTTTGCTGATAGAGATCTTTCTGTTTTTGAAAATTCCACAGAAGCTTATCACCAATTGATTATGGATATTGTTAAACAGCAAGAAAAATCGACTAAGCTGGCCATACAGGATAGCGGCGTTCGAAGAATTTTTGTGGATGGTGGTTTTGGTAATAATGATATTTTTATGCATTTAATTGCAAATGCTTTCCCCGGTGAAGAATTGTTTGCAGCGTCGATGGCTCAGGCAACGGCAATGGGAACGGCTATAGCTATCCATAAATCATGGAATCGGACACCGATTTCGGGAAATATTATCGAATTGAGATTTTATCCGAGAAGTGCTGAGGAAATTGCTTAG
- a CDS encoding TIM barrel protein yields MLIETNQIEQHNQGNLATHQRNFNFISENISNIEEIVEKLKVFQIAIPSWALGTGGTRFGRFSGPGEPGTLEQKIDDVGLLHKLNQSSGAISLHIPWDIPSDAEKIKALAASHGLGFDAVNSNTFQDQKGQEHSYKFGSLHHVDPKVRKQAVDHNIEVIKHGIALGSKSLTVWLADGSSFPGQLNFREAFQNTLESLKEIYKHLPSDWKMFVEYKGFEPNFYSMTIADWGQSLLLANKLGEKAYTLVDLGHHQPNVNIEQIVSLLLMEGKLGGFHFNDSKYADDDLTAGAIKPYQLFLIFNELVDGMDAKGIDHATGLGWMIDASHNLKDPLVDLLQSVEAIKIAYAQALLVDRKALKEAQQANDVVKAQEILQDAFRTDVRSIVAESRLRAGAALDPVQAFRDLKVREKLTEERGAVTIATGL; encoded by the coding sequence ATGCTAATAGAAACTAATCAGATTGAGCAACATAACCAGGGAAATCTGGCGACTCACCAAAGGAATTTTAACTTCATTTCAGAGAATATTTCTAATATCGAAGAAATTGTAGAAAAGTTAAAAGTATTTCAAATCGCTATTCCTTCCTGGGCTTTAGGAACGGGAGGAACACGTTTTGGACGTTTTTCTGGTCCGGGTGAACCAGGAACGTTAGAACAAAAGATAGACGATGTAGGTTTATTGCATAAGCTAAACCAATCCAGCGGTGCAATTTCATTGCATATTCCCTGGGATATTCCTTCGGATGCAGAGAAAATCAAAGCGTTAGCTGCATCTCATGGTTTAGGTTTTGATGCGGTTAACTCCAATACTTTCCAGGATCAAAAGGGACAAGAGCATAGCTATAAATTTGGATCGTTACACCATGTAGATCCTAAGGTTAGAAAGCAAGCTGTAGATCATAATATCGAAGTAATTAAACACGGGATTGCTTTAGGGTCTAAATCATTAACAGTTTGGTTAGCAGATGGATCTTCTTTTCCTGGGCAATTAAACTTCCGCGAAGCTTTCCAAAATACATTAGAGTCTTTAAAAGAAATCTATAAGCATTTACCATCTGACTGGAAAATGTTCGTAGAATATAAAGGTTTTGAACCGAATTTTTACTCTATGACAATTGCAGATTGGGGACAGTCTTTATTGTTAGCCAATAAATTAGGCGAGAAAGCTTATACACTGGTAGATTTGGGTCATCACCAACCAAATGTGAATATTGAACAGATTGTTTCTTTATTATTGATGGAAGGTAAGTTGGGTGGTTTCCATTTTAATGATTCTAAATATGCTGATGATGATTTAACTGCTGGGGCGATTAAACCTTATCAGTTATTTTTGATTTTCAACGAACTGGTTGATGGTATGGATGCAAAAGGAATAGACCATGCGACAGGTTTAGGTTGGATGATTGACGCATCTCATAACTTAAAGGATCCATTGGTAGATTTACTACAATCTGTAGAAGCTATAAAAATTGCATATGCACAAGCATTATTGGTTGATAGAAAAGCTTTAAAAGAAGCACAACAAGCTAATGATGTAGTAAAAGCCCAAGAGATTTTACAAGATGCTTTCAGAACCGATGTGCGTTCTATTGTGGCAGAATCAAGATTAAGAGCCGGTGCGGCGTTAGACCCTGTTCAGGCTTTTAGAGATTTAAAGGTAAGAGAAAAGTTGACAGAAGAAAGAGGAGCTGTTACAATAGCAACTGGATTATAG
- a CDS encoding ATP-binding cassette domain-containing protein, translating into MSIIVENLTKCYGKQKAVDQISFHANPGEVLGFLGPNGAGKSTTMKVLTGYIPQTSGKVSICSLSLEESPLEIKKKIGYLPENNPLYHDMYVKEFLDFIADLHQISQKKERIAEVIGITGLGPEQNKKIGDLSKGYKQRVGIAQAIIHNPEVLILDEPTSGLDPNQLIEVRSLIRELGKTKTVILSTHIMQEVEAICQQVVIINKGKIVANDSLANLLAMHNETSIEPIFVKLTKVDSSG; encoded by the coding sequence GTGAGCATAATTGTAGAAAACCTAACGAAGTGTTATGGTAAGCAAAAAGCTGTAGATCAGATATCTTTTCATGCAAATCCGGGGGAAGTTTTAGGTTTCCTTGGCCCAAATGGGGCAGGAAAGTCTACAACAATGAAGGTTCTAACGGGATATATACCTCAAACTTCAGGAAAAGTAAGCATATGTAGTCTTTCGTTGGAAGAATCACCTCTGGAAATCAAGAAAAAAATAGGATACCTTCCGGAAAACAATCCTTTATACCATGATATGTATGTGAAGGAGTTTTTGGATTTTATAGCGGATTTACATCAGATTTCTCAAAAGAAGGAACGTATTGCAGAAGTTATAGGCATTACGGGGCTCGGTCCCGAACAAAATAAAAAGATAGGAGATTTATCTAAAGGATATAAGCAACGGGTTGGGATTGCGCAGGCGATAATACATAATCCGGAAGTTTTAATCCTGGATGAACCTACCTCGGGCTTGGATCCCAACCAGTTGATAGAAGTGAGATCATTGATAAGAGAACTCGGGAAAACGAAGACTGTTATTCTTTCTACGCATATTATGCAGGAAGTAGAAGCCATTTGTCAGCAAGTAGTTATTATTAATAAAGGGAAAATAGTAGCTAATGATAGTTTAGCTAATTTGTTGGCCATGCACAATGAAACTTCTATCGAGCCTATTTTTGTGAAACTCACAAAGGTAGATTCAAGTGGGTAA
- the gldF gene encoding gliding motility-associated ABC transporter permease subunit GldF, translating into MNTIIYKELSAYFSSLAAYVTIAIFLVVLGLFLWVFPQSSILEYGYASLDSLFGTIPYLFMFLIPAISMRSFSEEKKEGTFELLATKPLTDWQILLGKFFAILLVVLIALLPTLVYYTSVYQLGNPVGNIDTGAVIGSYVGCVLLASVFTAIGVFSSSITKNQIVAFAIAVFLCFFFFNGFNSLSQLLSLQYISFFISNLGVDEHYQSVGRGVLDTRDLVYFISVSAIFLVITRTILRSRKW; encoded by the coding sequence ATGAATACAATTATTTACAAAGAGCTTTCCGCATATTTTAGTTCTTTGGCTGCATATGTAACCATTGCCATTTTTCTTGTGGTGCTGGGACTCTTTTTGTGGGTTTTTCCCCAATCGAGTATTTTGGAATATGGCTATGCCAGCTTAGATTCGCTTTTTGGAACTATTCCTTATTTATTTATGTTTTTGATTCCTGCGATTAGTATGCGTTCCTTTTCGGAGGAAAAGAAGGAGGGAACTTTTGAACTTTTAGCAACCAAACCATTAACAGATTGGCAGATTCTTTTGGGTAAGTTCTTTGCGATTTTACTTGTGGTTTTAATAGCCTTATTACCTACTTTGGTGTATTATACTTCTGTATATCAGTTAGGGAATCCGGTAGGGAATATAGATACAGGAGCCGTTATAGGATCATATGTTGGATGTGTTTTATTGGCATCCGTTTTTACGGCTATTGGCGTCTTTTCTTCTTCTATAACAAAAAATCAAATTGTGGCATTTGCCATAGCTGTATTTCTTTGCTTTTTCTTTTTTAACGGGTTTAATTCACTGAGTCAGCTTTTATCATTACAATATATCTCCTTTTTTATAAGCAATTTGGGAGTAGACGAACATTATCAATCTGTTGGCAGAGGCGTTTTAGATACACGTGATTTAGTTTATTTTATCAGCGTGTCGGCAATCTTTTTAGTAATTACCAGAACAATATTGAGGAGCAGAAAATGGTAA
- the rhaT gene encoding L-rhamnose/proton symporter RhaT produces MHTILGIIFHFIGGFASGSFYIPYKKVKGWAWESYWIIGGLFSWLIVPPLAAYLTIPGYIDIIKHTNGNILWLTYFFGVLWGIGGLTYGLGVRYLGVALGSSIILGLCSVFGSLIPSIYYDINPSPGKDSFSDLLHSSWGQMVLLGIIVSVIGIIICGKAGVMKEKDLKEKDGGEENTEYKVGLGLTVAIISGILSACFAFGIDAGKDMAHEANNAWKALNPGQGEFLYQNNVTYVIILLGGLTTNLIWCLYLNSRNKTFGDYTNSKTPLIKNYIFCALAGTTWFLQFFFYGMAESKLGNGASSWILHMVFIILIANTWGLILKEWKGVKKSTIVTLAFGIAILLLSVLVVGYGNSIK; encoded by the coding sequence ATGCATACGATACTCGGAATTATTTTTCATTTTATTGGAGGTTTCGCATCAGGAAGCTTCTATATCCCTTACAAGAAAGTAAAGGGATGGGCGTGGGAAAGCTATTGGATAATTGGTGGACTGTTTTCATGGCTTATTGTACCTCCCTTAGCTGCTTATCTAACCATTCCAGGATATATAGATATTATAAAACACACGAATGGAAACATTCTATGGCTAACTTATTTCTTTGGCGTATTGTGGGGAATTGGCGGTTTGACATATGGTTTGGGCGTACGTTATTTAGGTGTAGCATTAGGTAGTTCGATCATTCTGGGATTATGTTCTGTGTTTGGTTCATTAATTCCGTCTATTTATTACGATATTAACCCTTCTCCAGGAAAAGACTCCTTTTCAGATTTATTACACAGTTCCTGGGGGCAGATGGTACTGCTTGGCATCATAGTTTCTGTTATAGGAATTATTATTTGCGGTAAAGCCGGTGTGATGAAGGAAAAAGACTTAAAAGAAAAAGATGGAGGAGAAGAAAATACAGAATATAAAGTAGGTCTAGGTTTAACTGTAGCGATTATTTCTGGTATTCTGAGTGCTTGTTTTGCTTTCGGGATTGACGCAGGAAAAGATATGGCGCATGAAGCTAATAATGCATGGAAAGCCTTAAATCCGGGGCAAGGAGAATTTTTGTACCAGAACAACGTAACTTATGTTATTATTCTTCTTGGTGGTTTAACGACCAACTTGATATGGTGTTTATACCTTAACTCTAGAAACAAAACATTTGGAGATTATACCAATTCAAAAACTCCATTAATTAAAAACTATATTTTCTGTGCTTTAGCTGGTACTACCTGGTTTTTACAGTTCTTTTTCTATGGAATGGCAGAAAGTAAACTTGGTAACGGAGCCAGTTCCTGGATACTTCACATGGTGTTTATAATTCTTATTGCAAACACTTGGGGATTAATACTTAAAGAATGGAAGGGAGTGAAGAAATCCACCATCGTGACATTGGCATTTGGTATTGCCATCTTATTACTTTCTGTTTTGGTTGTAGGATATGGTAATTCGATTAAATAA
- the gldG gene encoding gliding motility-associated ABC transporter substrate-binding protein GldG, with amino-acid sequence MVNQKKKDIQYLLVALVAIAVLNILSGYFFTRIDFTAEKRFTLSAVTRGILKDIKKPIRITVFLDGEFPAGFKRLQKETRDILYDLKAYSSANIEIDFIDPSWGRNEQEQQAFFEELYQRGLEPTNLSVKTDNGLSQKIIFPGALVSYDGNEIPVKLLQSRMGIGPDEVLNNSIQNLEYAFISAIKKVISGGKPRVAFTEGHGELSDTELQDAMRSLSDGYEVGRIDLSEATQEGLNKLAALIIPKPNTGFSELEKIKIDQFLVNGGKVFLAIDQVHAELDSMQRGAGEQLAFQRELNLDDQLFKYGVRVNYDLIGDMNCLHIPLNVGNVGGQGQIQMVPWLFYPIIMPLSNHPLVKNLEGIKTQFISSIDTIETKGLVKQVLLKTSPFNRTLQAPTLISLNMVEEVPDPQKFRSEPKAVSVLVEGKFESVFKNRPIPEGFRKSDFKERNKTGKLLVFSDGDVLRNQIGQDGSVFPLGFDRYTSQTFGNKTFLLNIVDYFADDADLISLRSKEIKLRLLDKGKLKEQKLNWQIINTVVPVALLILFGIFQHIYRKRKYAS; translated from the coding sequence ATGGTAAACCAAAAGAAAAAAGATATACAATATTTATTGGTTGCGCTAGTAGCTATTGCTGTACTGAATATCTTATCAGGGTACTTTTTTACCCGCATAGATTTTACTGCTGAAAAGAGATTCACATTGTCTGCTGTTACAAGAGGGATATTGAAAGATATAAAGAAACCAATTAGGATTACTGTTTTTTTAGATGGTGAGTTTCCTGCTGGTTTTAAGAGATTACAAAAAGAAACCCGCGATATTTTATACGATCTCAAGGCCTATTCTTCTGCAAATATTGAAATTGATTTTATAGATCCGAGTTGGGGGAGAAATGAACAGGAACAGCAAGCTTTCTTTGAAGAACTTTATCAAAGAGGTTTAGAACCTACTAACTTAAGTGTAAAAACAGACAATGGCCTTTCTCAAAAAATAATTTTTCCGGGGGCTTTAGTTTCTTATGATGGCAATGAAATTCCGGTAAAATTGCTGCAAAGCAGAATGGGAATTGGACCGGATGAGGTGTTGAATAATTCTATCCAGAATCTGGAATATGCTTTTATTTCAGCCATCAAGAAAGTAATCTCTGGAGGAAAACCAAGGGTAGCGTTTACAGAAGGGCATGGAGAACTATCCGATACGGAATTGCAGGATGCGATGAGAAGCTTAAGTGATGGTTATGAGGTTGGTCGTATTGATCTTTCGGAAGCAACTCAAGAAGGGTTGAATAAATTGGCCGCATTGATTATCCCAAAACCAAATACTGGTTTTTCGGAATTGGAGAAAATAAAGATTGATCAATTTCTGGTAAATGGAGGAAAGGTTTTTCTGGCAATCGATCAGGTTCATGCCGAATTGGATAGTATGCAACGGGGGGCTGGCGAGCAGTTGGCTTTCCAGCGAGAGTTAAATCTGGATGATCAGCTCTTTAAATATGGTGTTAGGGTAAATTACGATTTGATTGGCGATATGAACTGTCTTCATATCCCCTTAAATGTGGGTAATGTTGGCGGGCAGGGCCAGATACAAATGGTTCCCTGGTTATTTTATCCGATTATTATGCCATTGTCAAATCATCCTTTGGTGAAAAACCTTGAGGGGATTAAAACGCAATTTATAAGCTCAATAGATACCATAGAGACGAAAGGTTTGGTTAAACAAGTCTTATTGAAAACTTCGCCCTTTAATAGAACACTGCAAGCGCCAACTTTGATTTCTTTAAATATGGTAGAGGAAGTTCCAGATCCTCAAAAATTCAGAAGTGAACCCAAAGCAGTTAGTGTCCTGGTGGAAGGAAAGTTTGAATCGGTGTTTAAAAACAGGCCTATACCTGAGGGATTCCGTAAATCGGATTTTAAGGAGCGAAATAAAACAGGAAAGCTTTTGGTTTTTAGTGATGGAGATGTCTTAAGAAACCAGATTGGGCAAGATGGCTCTGTTTTTCCATTGGGTTTTGACCGTTACACTTCTCAAACATTTGGAAATAAAACTTTTTTGTTGAATATTGTAGATTACTTTGCAGATGATGCCGATTTGATTTCACTAAGATCGAAAGAAATAAAATTAAGATTATTAGATAAAGGAAAGTTAAAGGAGCAAAAGCTAAATTGGCAAATTATTAATACAGTCGTTCCGGTTGCATTGTTGATTTTATTCGGTATTTTTCAACATATTTACCGTAAACGGAAGTATGCCAGTTAA
- a CDS encoding bifunctional rhamnulose-1-phosphate aldolase/short-chain dehydrogenase has translation MSVKTTSFKHVSYLWDEAEAAKLAGDEVALLIYRSNLLGADLRLTNYGGGNTSCKAMAKDPLTGEETEIMWIKGSGGDIGTLTKSGLAALYVDRLRSLKNVYRGIEHEDEMVELFNHCIYDLASKAPSIDTPLHGFLPFKHIDHLHPDAAIAIAAAKDGKKITQELFGGTIGWVEWQKPGFDLGLQLKQCLDENPGIRGIMLGSHGLFTWGDTAYESYVNTLEVIEKCAEYLEANYGKKGPVFGGQKVESLAVEDRKKQAAKIAPILRGFCSSERHMIGHFTDDARVLEFINSNDLERLAPLGTSCPDHFLRTKISPLVLDLAKDEDLSDVAAIKERLAPSFEAYRQMYTDYYNTCKHDNSPAIRDANPVIILYPGVGMFAFSKDKQTARVAAEFYTNAINVMKGAEAISEYTSLPRQEAFNIEYWLLEEAKLQRMPKPKALSGKIALITGSAGGIGKAIAKKFVKEGAVVVLNDMNAERLESAGEEFKKEFGRDSYATAILDVTKETQIEAALEEAALAFGGVDIIVNNAGLSISKTIEDHTEKDWDILYDVLVKGQFFVTQGAVKVLRKQAIGGDIINIVSKNALVSGPNNAGYGSAKSAQLHLSRLNAAELGADHIRVNVVNPDAVISDSNIWAGGWAEGRAKAYGITVAELPAYYAKRTLLNEIILPDDIANACFAFTGGLLNKSTGNVLNVDGGVAMAFVR, from the coding sequence ATGTCTGTTAAAACAACAAGTTTTAAACATGTAAGCTACTTATGGGATGAAGCGGAAGCTGCTAAATTAGCAGGTGACGAAGTAGCTTTATTAATTTATCGCTCAAACTTATTGGGTGCTGATCTGAGATTGACTAACTATGGTGGAGGAAATACTTCTTGCAAAGCAATGGCTAAAGATCCGTTGACAGGTGAAGAAACTGAAATCATGTGGATTAAAGGTTCTGGTGGTGATATCGGCACTTTAACTAAAAGTGGTTTGGCGGCACTTTACGTAGACAGATTAAGAAGCCTTAAAAACGTTTATAGAGGTATTGAGCATGAGGATGAAATGGTGGAATTGTTTAACCACTGTATTTATGACTTAGCTTCTAAAGCACCTTCAATTGATACTCCGCTACATGGTTTTTTACCATTCAAACATATCGATCACTTACATCCCGATGCGGCTATCGCTATCGCGGCAGCAAAAGACGGAAAGAAAATTACACAAGAATTGTTTGGTGGAACAATTGGCTGGGTAGAGTGGCAAAAACCAGGTTTCGATTTAGGTTTGCAGTTGAAACAATGTTTAGACGAAAACCCTGGAATCAGAGGAATCATGTTAGGTTCTCATGGTTTATTTACCTGGGGTGATACAGCTTACGAAAGCTATGTGAACACCTTAGAGGTTATCGAAAAATGCGCTGAGTATCTAGAGGCTAACTACGGCAAAAAAGGACCTGTATTTGGTGGTCAGAAAGTAGAAAGCCTTGCTGTAGAAGATAGAAAAAAACAAGCTGCTAAGATAGCTCCAATCTTAAGAGGTTTCTGCTCTAGCGAAAGACACATGATCGGTCATTTCACAGACGATGCAAGAGTATTGGAGTTTATTAATTCGAACGATTTGGAAAGGTTAGCTCCGCTGGGAACAAGCTGTCCAGATCACTTCTTAAGAACCAAGATTTCTCCTTTAGTTTTAGATTTAGCAAAAGACGAGGATTTGTCAGATGTAGCAGCAATCAAAGAAAGATTGGCTCCTTCATTTGAAGCTTATCGTCAAATGTATACTGATTATTACAATACTTGTAAACACGATAACAGCCCGGCTATCCGCGATGCTAATCCGGTAATTATTTTATATCCGGGAGTAGGTATGTTTGCTTTTTCTAAAGATAAGCAAACGGCAAGGGTAGCGGCAGAGTTCTATACAAATGCCATTAATGTCATGAAAGGTGCAGAAGCAATTTCTGAATATACTTCATTACCAAGACAAGAAGCTTTCAATATAGAATACTGGTTATTGGAAGAAGCAAAGTTACAACGTATGCCTAAACCTAAGGCGCTATCAGGAAAAATTGCTCTAATAACAGGTAGTGCTGGTGGTATAGGTAAAGCTATTGCAAAGAAATTTGTAAAAGAGGGCGCTGTAGTCGTATTGAACGATATGAATGCTGAACGTTTGGAAAGCGCTGGTGAAGAATTCAAAAAAGAATTCGGACGTGATTCTTACGCAACAGCTATCCTAGATGTAACTAAAGAAACACAAATAGAAGCAGCATTAGAAGAGGCAGCTTTGGCTTTTGGCGGCGTGGATATCATTGTGAACAATGCAGGATTATCCATCTCTAAAACCATTGAAGATCATACTGAAAAAGATTGGGATATTTTATATGATGTACTGGTGAAAGGCCAGTTCTTTGTAACACAGGGCGCTGTAAAAGTATTAAGAAAACAAGCAATTGGTGGGGATATTATCAATATTGTGAGTAAAAATGCTTTAGTTAGCGGACCGAACAATGCGGGTTACGGAAGTGCTAAATCTGCGCAATTGCATTTAAGCAGATTGAATGCTGCGGAATTAGGTGCTGATCATATTCGTGTTAACGTAGTCAATCCAGATGCTGTAATTTCAGATAGTAATATCTGGGCAGGCGGATGGGCAGAAGGAAGAGCAAAAGCTTATGGAATTACTGTAGCTGAGCTTCCTGCATATTACGCTAAGCGTACATTATTGAACGAGATTATTTTACCGGACGATATTGCAAATGCATGTTTCGCATTTACCGGTGGCTTACTAAATAAGTCGACAGGAAACGTATTAAACGTTGATGGTGGTGTCGCCATGGCATTTGTAAGATAG